The following DNA comes from Candidatus Eisenbacteria bacterium.
GCTTCGCCGCGTACTGCTGCGCCTTGGTCACGAACGGGCACGTGGTGTCGACCACCCGGAGCCCGCGCGTGATGGCGCGATCCTTCACCTCGGGGCCCACTCCGTGCGAGCGGATGATGACCGTGGAGTCGTCGTCACTCACCTCTTCGAGGTCGGCCACGACCTCGAGGCCGCGCCTGTGGAACGAATTCACGACCTGCGGATTGTGGATCAGCGGGCCGAGCGCCTTGACCGAGGGGTTCTGGTCGATCGCCTCGTTCGCCATCTTGATGGCGCGCTTCACTCCGAAACAGAAACCCGCGTTGTCCGCGACGATCACTTCCAAGCTGTCGAGTCTCCCTAGTCCACGGAGAGCGCCGCGATCGCGTCCATGACGCGGCGTGCGTACGCGTGACCGTCCTCCCGCTGGCCCGGAGGTCCCACGGGAGGCATCATCATCGATCCGAACGCGATCCGGATCTCCACCTTTCGGAGCATGGAACGACGGATCTGCCGGGATCCCTTGATCCGCGCGGGCAGCACCGGAGCGCGGCTCACGGCGGCGAGGTGCGAGATGCCGGCACGGGGCGGAAGGAACGACCCGGTCTTGCTGCGCGTGCCCTCCGGGAAGATGAGCACGGCTCCCCCGCGATCGAGAACTCCTTCAGCGCCGCGCAACGCCGATCGCGCCCGGGGCCCCCTTGGAATCGGAATCGAATTATAGCCTGCGATCAGGGCCCCGAACACCTTGTTTTGGAAGAGTTCTTCCTTGGCCAGGAAGGCCAGAACCCGGGGGAAGAGGGAACCCACGAGGGGCGGGTCCCAGAAAGAGATGTGATTGCAGGCCACGATCAGGGGCCCCCGGAGCGGAATGTGCTCCCGGCCCGTGATCCGGATCCGGAGGAAGAGGCGGGCGAAGTTGGCCACGAACCCGCTTCCGAACCAGTAGTAGAGGGTCCTCTTCGGGCCCCCGAAGCGGGCCAGCCCGGCCCAGCTCGCGGCGAGATCCACCTGCTCCTCGAGCGTCAGGTTCGTCGTGTCGAGAGGGTAGGCGTTCGGCGCCGGGAGGAGCGGGCTCGCCGCCCTCTCGGAATCCCGGCGGTCCCGGTCCCGGATCTGGGCCTCGATCGCCGCGAGGTCCGCGTCTTCCCCCGCCGCGGCGAGCTGCTCGACGCGGCGCCGGGCGCGCGCCTCGGGCGAGGCGGTGAGGAAGATCTTGAGGTCGGCTCTCGGGAAGACGACGGTGCCGATGTCCCGCCCTTCCATGACGATTCCGGGCGGCACGGCGAGCGACCGCTGGATCCTCACGAGGCGGCGCCGGAGCTTGGGGTAGACGGCGACGCGGGAGGCCGCTTCGCCGGCCGCGGCGGTGCGGATGTGGGGCTCGACGAAGTGGCCGTCGATGCGGAGCCCTTCCGGCCCCGCCTGGATGCGCGCCTTGGAGAGGAGCCCGAGAAGCGCCGTCTCGTCGTCGAGCGGCACGTCGCGCTGCCCCGCGTACCAA
Coding sequences within:
- the cmk gene encoding (d)CMP kinase, whose protein sequence is MKRAFVVAIDGPAGAGKSTTARGVAERLGLLHVDSGAMYRAVAWYAGQRDVPLDDETALLGLLSKARIQAGPEGLRIDGHFVEPHIRTAAAGEAASRVAVYPKLRRRLVRIQRSLAVPPGIVMEGRDIGTVVFPRADLKIFLTASPEARARRRVEQLAAAGEDADLAAIEAQIRDRDRRDSERAASPLLPAPNAYPLDTTNLTLEEQVDLAASWAGLARFGGPKRTLYYWFGSGFVANFARLFLRIRITGREHIPLRGPLIVACNHISFWDPPLVGSLFPRVLAFLAKEELFQNKVFGALIAGYNSIPIPRGPRARSALRGAEGVLDRGGAVLIFPEGTRSKTGSFLPPRAGISHLAAVSRAPVLPARIKGSRQIRRSMLRKVEIRIAFGSMMMPPVGPPGQREDGHAYARRVMDAIAALSVD